A part of Streptomyces sp. NBC_01235 genomic DNA contains:
- a CDS encoding MFS transporter: protein MSDALARPAAAGTSAPPRSNAVVAVLALAGIVVSLMQTLVIPIVPELPKLLNAPASDTAWAVTATLLAAAVATPVVGRLGDMVGKRRMLLTSIVLLVSGSVVCALADSLVPMIVGRALQGLSAAVVPLGISILRDTVPAEKLAGSTAVMSASLGVGGALGLPTAAFIADNWDWHILFWTSATLGVVSLLLVLVFVPESKNRVGGRFDLVGSLGLSAGLVSLLLAVSKGADWGWTSGTTLVLGAAAVLILAAWGWWELKAKQPLVDLRTTAKPQVLFTNLASIALGVSMFAMSLVLPQLLQLPEQTGYGLGRSMLTVGLVLAPQGLVMMVMSAASAKITKAKGPKVTLMIGALIVASGYALNILLMSEVWHLILVSCIIGAGIGFTYGALPALIMGAVDPSQTGAANSLNTLMRSLGTSFASAIAGVILAQMTTDFGGYALPSENGFKVVMAIGAGAALAAFLLATFIPKRKDAVPAEAVEEAPEVAPAKA, encoded by the coding sequence ATGTCCGACGCCCTTGCCCGACCCGCTGCGGCGGGAACATCCGCCCCACCGAGGTCGAACGCCGTGGTGGCGGTGCTGGCCCTGGCCGGGATCGTCGTCTCGCTGATGCAGACCCTGGTCATCCCGATCGTCCCCGAACTGCCCAAGCTGCTGAACGCGCCCGCTTCCGACACCGCCTGGGCGGTCACGGCCACGCTGCTCGCCGCCGCCGTCGCCACCCCGGTCGTCGGGCGGCTCGGCGACATGGTCGGCAAGCGGCGGATGCTGCTCACCAGCATCGTGCTGCTGGTGTCGGGCTCGGTGGTCTGCGCCCTCGCCGACTCCCTCGTCCCGATGATCGTCGGCCGTGCCCTGCAGGGCCTGTCGGCCGCCGTGGTGCCGCTGGGCATCAGCATCCTGCGGGACACGGTCCCCGCCGAGAAGCTCGCCGGTTCGACGGCGGTCATGAGCGCCTCCCTCGGCGTCGGCGGTGCGCTCGGTCTGCCCACCGCCGCGTTCATCGCGGACAACTGGGACTGGCACATCCTCTTCTGGACCTCCGCCACCCTCGGCGTCGTCTCCCTCCTGCTCGTCCTGGTGTTCGTCCCGGAGTCGAAGAACCGCGTCGGCGGTCGCTTCGACCTCGTCGGCTCGCTCGGCCTGTCGGCCGGTCTGGTCTCGCTGCTGCTGGCCGTGTCCAAGGGCGCCGACTGGGGCTGGACCTCCGGTACGACGCTGGTCCTCGGTGCCGCCGCCGTCCTGATCCTGGCCGCCTGGGGCTGGTGGGAGCTGAAGGCCAAGCAGCCGCTGGTCGACCTGCGCACCACCGCCAAGCCCCAGGTGCTCTTCACCAACCTCGCCTCGATCGCCCTCGGCGTCTCGATGTTCGCGATGTCCCTGGTCCTGCCCCAGCTGCTCCAGCTGCCCGAGCAGACCGGCTACGGCCTGGGCAGGTCGATGCTGACCGTCGGCCTGGTGCTGGCCCCGCAGGGTCTGGTCATGATGGTCATGTCCGCCGCGTCCGCCAAGATCACCAAGGCCAAGGGCCCCAAGGTCACCCTGATGATCGGCGCGCTGATCGTCGCCTCCGGCTACGCCCTGAACATCCTGCTCATGTCCGAGGTCTGGCACCTGATCCTGGTGTCCTGCATCATCGGCGCCGGTATCGGCTTCACCTACGGTGCGCTCCCGGCCCTGATCATGGGCGCGGTCGACCCCTCCCAGACGGGCGCGGCCAACAGCCTCAACACCCTGATGCGGTCCCTGGGCACCAGCTTCGCCAGCGCCATCGCCGGTGTGATCCTCGCCCAGATGACCACCGACTTCGGCGGCTACGCACTGCCCTCGGAGAACGGCTTCAAGGTCGTCATGGCCATCGGCGCCGGCGCGGCCCTGGCCGCCTTCCTCCTCGCCACCTTCATCCCGAAGCGCAAGGACGCCGTCCCGGCCGAGGCCGTCGAGGAGGCCCCGGAGGTCGCCCCGGCCAAGGCGTGA
- a CDS encoding metallophosphoesterase family protein has translation MRILHLSDTHIGRIDGPDGRRVDATDSLRLILHELRHQRGVDAVVVTGDLADDGSVEAYTTVRELVGDFARSLDAPVFYTTGNHDERSAFAKVLGSGHADAVRDFPGEERAAVSTVGGWRIVTLDSLVPGKVYGRIGAGQLDWLRDVLSVPAEHGTVLAFHHPPISLDISAMQQVFGLRDPGGLAAAIRGSDVRVLLTGHFHLQLFGLLDASVPVWVTPGVVNRIDLTTVPGTERAVRGASASLVELGGATGPMFHTFHARDPRAHETVYELDEERTREVIARHG, from the coding sequence ATGAGGATCCTCCATCTCTCGGACACCCATATCGGACGCATCGACGGCCCCGACGGCCGGCGCGTCGACGCCACCGACTCCCTGCGGCTCATCCTTCACGAACTGCGTCATCAACGGGGCGTGGACGCCGTCGTCGTCACCGGTGATCTCGCCGACGACGGCTCGGTGGAGGCGTACACGACCGTGCGGGAGCTCGTCGGCGACTTCGCGCGCTCGCTCGACGCCCCCGTCTTCTATACGACCGGCAACCACGACGAGCGGTCCGCCTTCGCGAAGGTGCTGGGCAGTGGGCACGCGGACGCCGTTCGTGACTTCCCCGGCGAGGAGCGGGCCGCCGTCAGCACGGTCGGCGGCTGGCGGATCGTCACCCTCGACTCACTGGTGCCGGGGAAGGTGTACGGGCGTATCGGCGCGGGTCAACTGGACTGGCTGCGGGATGTGCTGAGCGTGCCGGCCGAGCACGGCACCGTCCTCGCCTTCCATCACCCTCCGATCAGCCTCGACATCTCGGCCATGCAGCAGGTCTTCGGGCTCCGCGACCCCGGTGGGCTGGCGGCGGCGATCCGGGGGAGTGACGTACGCGTTCTGCTCACCGGGCACTTCCATCTCCAGCTCTTCGGGCTGCTGGACGCCTCCGTGCCGGTGTGGGTGACGCCCGGGGTCGTCAACCGCATCGATCTGACCACCGTGCCCGGAACCGAGCGGGCGGTGCGCGGGGCGTCCGCGTCGCTGGTGGAGCTGGGCGGGGCGACCGGGCCGATGTTCCACACCTTCCACGCGCGGGATCCGCGAGCCCACGAGACGGTCTACGAGCTCGATGAGGAGCGGACGCGCGAGGTCATCGCGCGGCACGGCTGA
- a CDS encoding NADH:flavin oxidoreductase has protein sequence MSVTQPVPFRAAEILSRPVSINGLTVPNRIAMAPMTRMFSPDGIPGEDVMSYYARRAAAGVGLIVTEGTYVGHESAGQSDRVPRFHGEEQLAGWAKVAEAVHANGGTIVPQLWHIGMVRNQGEPPYADAPAVGPSGLRLDGTEGAGKAMTQRDLDDVIGAFAEAAAAAERIGFDGVELHGAHGYLLDQFLWAGTNRRTDAYGGDLVARTKFAAEIVAAVRETVSPEFPIIFRYSQWKSEAYDARLAETPEELEAVLAPLAAAGVDAFHASTRRYWLPEFDGSDLNLAGWTKKLTGRPTITVGSVGLDGDFLRGFAGEGSPVKSIDDLLDRLERDEFDMVAVGRALLQDPEWAAKVLGGRLDELKPYDAAALKTLS, from the coding sequence GTGAGCGTCACCCAGCCCGTCCCGTTCCGCGCCGCCGAGATCCTCTCCCGGCCGGTGTCCATCAACGGACTGACCGTTCCGAACCGCATCGCGATGGCGCCCATGACGCGCATGTTCTCGCCGGACGGCATTCCCGGCGAGGACGTCATGTCGTACTACGCCCGCCGCGCCGCCGCCGGTGTCGGGCTCATCGTCACCGAGGGGACGTACGTCGGGCACGAGTCCGCCGGGCAGAGCGACCGGGTGCCGCGGTTCCACGGCGAGGAGCAGCTGGCGGGCTGGGCGAAGGTCGCCGAGGCCGTGCACGCGAACGGCGGGACGATCGTGCCGCAGCTGTGGCACATCGGGATGGTGCGCAACCAGGGTGAGCCGCCGTACGCGGACGCTCCGGCCGTCGGGCCGTCCGGGCTGCGTCTCGACGGCACCGAGGGCGCCGGCAAGGCGATGACCCAGCGCGACCTGGACGACGTCATCGGCGCGTTCGCCGAGGCGGCCGCGGCCGCCGAGCGCATCGGCTTCGACGGTGTCGAGCTCCACGGCGCCCACGGCTATCTGCTCGACCAGTTCCTGTGGGCCGGCACCAACCGCCGTACCGACGCCTACGGCGGCGACCTCGTGGCGCGTACGAAGTTCGCCGCCGAGATCGTCGCGGCCGTCCGCGAGACCGTCTCGCCCGAGTTCCCGATCATCTTCCGCTACTCGCAGTGGAAGTCGGAGGCGTACGACGCGCGGCTCGCCGAGACCCCGGAGGAGCTGGAGGCCGTCCTCGCCCCGCTCGCCGCCGCCGGCGTCGACGCCTTCCACGCCTCCACCCGCCGCTACTGGCTCCCGGAGTTCGACGGCTCCGACCTCAACCTCGCGGGCTGGACGAAGAAGCTCACCGGCAGGCCCACCATCACCGTCGGCTCGGTCGGCCTCGACGGCGACTTCCTCCGCGGCTTCGCGGGCGAGGGCTCCCCGGTCAAGAGCATCGACGACCTCCTCGACCGGCTGGAGCGCGACGAGTTCGACATGGTGGCCGTCGGGCGGGCGCTGCTCCAGGACCCGGAGTGGGCCGCCAAGGTGCTCGGCGGTCGTCTCGACGAGCTGAAGCCCTACGACGCCGCCGCGCTGAAGACCCTCAGCTGA
- a CDS encoding methyltransferase domain-containing protein, protein MPKPPPVPPIPPHPLVSTTELEASSVVANNTMNRERGLTGVNSYARELGVSPLAHLAARPTAPSWLDLCSGEGRALREAAAVLPADAILTGVDLVGPLTPAPPPPALEEIVASVSTWTPTRTYDLITCVHGLHYVGDQLGLLTRAASWLTEDGLLAAHFDPESVRHADGSTAARTAVAALRAAGYSYSPRHHRLTLRGGRAVRLPFRYLGADPTAGPNYTGQPAIASYYTSL, encoded by the coding sequence ATGCCCAAGCCCCCACCGGTCCCGCCGATCCCACCGCACCCTCTTGTCTCCACGACCGAGCTGGAGGCGTCCTCCGTGGTCGCGAACAACACGATGAACCGCGAACGCGGACTCACCGGGGTCAACAGCTACGCCCGCGAACTGGGCGTCAGCCCGCTCGCCCACCTCGCGGCCCGCCCCACCGCCCCCTCCTGGCTGGACCTCTGCAGCGGCGAGGGCCGTGCCCTGCGCGAGGCGGCCGCCGTCCTGCCCGCCGACGCGATACTCACCGGCGTCGACCTGGTGGGCCCGCTCACCCCCGCACCGCCCCCGCCCGCCCTGGAGGAGATCGTCGCCTCCGTCTCCACCTGGACGCCCACCCGCACATACGACCTGATCACCTGCGTCCACGGCCTGCACTACGTCGGCGACCAGCTCGGCCTGCTCACCCGGGCCGCGTCCTGGCTGACCGAGGACGGCCTGCTCGCCGCGCACTTCGACCCGGAGTCGGTGCGCCACGCCGACGGGTCGACGGCCGCGAGGACAGCGGTCGCGGCACTGCGCGCGGCAGGTTACTCGTACAGCCCCCGCCACCACCGGCTCACCCTCCGGGGCGGCCGAGCCGTACGGCTCCCGTTCCGCTACCTCGGCGCCGACCCGACCGCCGGCCCCAACTACACGGGCCAGCCCGCCATCGCCTCCTACTACACCTCCCTCTGA
- the groL gene encoding chaperonin GroEL (60 kDa chaperone family; promotes refolding of misfolded polypeptides especially under stressful conditions; forms two stacked rings of heptamers to form a barrel-shaped 14mer; ends can be capped by GroES; misfolded proteins enter the barrel where they are refolded when GroES binds), which produces MAKIIAFDEEARRGLERGMNQLADAVKVTLGPKGRNVVLEKKWGAPTITNDGVSIAKEIELEDPYEKIGAELVKEVAKKTDDVAGDGTTTATVLAQALVKEGLRNVAAGANPMALKRGIEKAVEAVSGALLEQAKDVETKEQIASTASISAADTQIGELIAEAMDKVGKEGVITVEESQTFGLELELTEGMRFDKGYISAYFATDMERMEAVLDDPYILIANSKIANVKDLLPLLEKVMQSGKPLLIIAEDVEGEALSTLVVNKIRGTFKSVAVKAPGFGDRRKAMLNDIAILTGGEVISEEVGLKLENTSLDLLGKARKVVITKDETTIVDGSGSSDQVAGRVNQIRAEIENSDSDYDREKLQERLAKLAGGVAVIKAGAATEVELKERKHRIEDAVRNAKAAVEEGIVAGGGVALIQASAVFEKLELEGDEATGANAVRIALEAPLKQIAVNGGLEGGVVVEKVRNLQVGHGLNAATGEYVDMIAEGIIDPAKVTRSALQNAASIAALFLTTEAVIADKPEKAAAPAGGGMPGGDMDF; this is translated from the coding sequence ATGGCCAAGATCATCGCGTTCGACGAGGAGGCACGGCGCGGCCTCGAGCGCGGCATGAACCAGCTCGCGGACGCCGTGAAGGTGACGCTCGGCCCCAAGGGCCGCAACGTCGTCCTCGAGAAGAAGTGGGGCGCCCCCACGATCACCAACGATGGTGTCTCCATCGCCAAGGAGATCGAGCTCGAGGACCCGTACGAGAAGATCGGCGCCGAGCTGGTCAAGGAAGTCGCCAAGAAGACGGACGACGTCGCCGGTGACGGTACGACCACCGCGACCGTCCTCGCCCAGGCCCTGGTCAAGGAAGGCCTGCGCAACGTAGCCGCCGGCGCCAACCCGATGGCCCTCAAGCGCGGTATCGAGAAGGCCGTCGAGGCCGTCTCCGGTGCCCTGCTGGAGCAGGCCAAGGATGTCGAGACCAAGGAGCAGATCGCTTCCACGGCCTCCATCTCCGCCGCCGACACGCAGATCGGCGAGCTCATCGCCGAGGCGATGGACAAGGTCGGCAAGGAAGGCGTCATCACCGTCGAGGAGTCCCAGACCTTCGGTCTGGAGCTGGAGCTCACCGAGGGTATGCGCTTCGACAAGGGCTACATCTCGGCGTACTTCGCCACCGACATGGAGCGTATGGAGGCCGTCCTCGACGACCCGTACATCCTGATCGCGAACTCCAAGATCGCGAACGTCAAGGACCTGCTCCCGCTCCTGGAGAAGGTCATGCAGTCGGGCAAGCCGCTGCTGATCATCGCCGAGGACGTCGAGGGCGAGGCCCTGTCGACCCTGGTCGTCAACAAGATCCGCGGCACCTTCAAGTCCGTCGCGGTCAAGGCCCCGGGCTTCGGCGACCGCCGCAAGGCGATGCTGAACGACATCGCCATCCTCACCGGTGGCGAGGTCATCTCCGAGGAGGTCGGTCTCAAGCTCGAGAACACCTCCCTGGACCTCCTGGGCAAGGCCCGCAAGGTCGTCATCACCAAGGACGAGACCACGATCGTCGACGGCTCCGGCTCCTCGGACCAGGTCGCGGGCCGTGTGAACCAGATCCGCGCCGAGATCGAGAACAGCGACTCGGACTACGACCGCGAGAAGCTGCAGGAGCGCCTGGCGAAGCTCGCCGGCGGTGTCGCGGTCATCAAGGCCGGCGCCGCCACCGAGGTGGAGCTCAAGGAGCGCAAGCACCGCATCGAGGACGCCGTCCGCAACGCGAAGGCCGCCGTCGAGGAGGGCATCGTCGCCGGTGGTGGCGTGGCGCTCATCCAGGCGTCCGCCGTCTTCGAGAAGCTGGAGCTCGAGGGTGACGAGGCGACCGGCGCCAACGCCGTGCGCATCGCGCTCGAGGCCCCGCTCAAGCAGATCGCCGTCAACGGTGGTCTCGAGGGTGGCGTCGTCGTGGAGAAGGTCCGCAACCTCCAGGTCGGCCACGGCCTGAACGCCGCGACCGGTGAGTACGTCGACATGATCGCCGAAGGCATCATCGACCCGGCGAAGGTGACCCGCTCTGCCCTGCAGAACGCCGCCTCCATCGCCGCGCTGTTCCTCACCACCGAGGCCGTCATCGCCGACAAGCCGGAGAAGGCCGCCGCGCCCGCCGGCGGCGGCATGCCGGGCGGTGACATGGACTTCTGA
- a CDS encoding cold-shock protein, giving the protein MAQGTVKWFNAEKGYGFIAVDGGADVFVHYSAIQMDGYRTLEEGQRVDFEISQGQKGPQADMVRLATG; this is encoded by the coding sequence ATGGCTCAGGGCACCGTCAAGTGGTTCAACGCGGAGAAGGGGTACGGCTTCATCGCGGTCGACGGTGGTGCGGATGTTTTCGTCCACTACAGCGCGATTCAGATGGACGGCTACCGCACCCTGGAAGAGGGTCAGCGGGTCGATTTCGAGATCTCGCAGGGCCAGAAGGGGCCGCAGGCGGACATGGTCCGTCTCGCGACCGGCTGA
- a CDS encoding MoaD/ThiS family protein — MSVTVRIPTILRTYTGGRAEVSAEGGTLGEVISDLEKNHTGIAARVLDDQGKLRRFVNVYVNDDDVRFEQGLETATPDGAGVSIIPAVAGG, encoded by the coding sequence ATGAGCGTTACCGTCCGCATCCCCACCATCCTCCGCACCTATACCGGTGGCCGGGCCGAGGTCTCGGCCGAAGGAGGGACCCTCGGCGAGGTCATCTCCGATCTGGAGAAGAACCACACCGGGATCGCCGCCCGGGTCCTGGACGACCAGGGCAAGCTGCGGCGGTTCGTCAACGTGTACGTGAACGACGACGACGTCCGCTTCGAGCAGGGGCTGGAGACGGCGACTCCGGACGGCGCCGGCGTCTCGATCATCCCGGCCGTCGCCGGCGGCTGA